The Sander vitreus isolate 19-12246 chromosome 24, sanVit1, whole genome shotgun sequence genome segment GTCTTCCTTTCACTTCTCTACTCCTCCTAACTGTGAGTGATAAATACTGTGTTCATGTACTCTGGTCCCTTAGTGTGCACATGTGGCAGCAATATCTCAGTTCCTCTAACCTGAGCCCAAACCTTTCACAGATCAGGACAGACGGAGAAAATAACCCAGGACAGTAAAGTGAACTTATGAGCGCAGAATACAAGAGCTCTCACTCAGCTTCATATCCTGGCATTTTCTTCTTTCTACCCTCTGCAGATTTAACTTGGCCAGACTTGAAAGCCTTCATTGACGTCTTGGCTGCTGTGTACAGTTTGCTTCCTCGTCTGGctgcacacatactcacacacatgtacacactctTGTCTGCAAGTCTGTGTGTGATCAGTGCCATTTATTAGACTGTGGGGAAAAGACTAGATTGAATGAAATAACTCCCTCACACACATAAAGCAAATAGCTTCCTCTTTTGTTCCTTCACTACTAACAGGGCCATGTTCAGCCCCAACAAAACTTATTTAACCCTTAGTTAAATTGAAACTAGGTGGGTTGAACACCCTGCTGTGTGCACAAACGTTCTGCCTTTTAATTACCATGAGTTAATGTCACTACTCTTTGGATAATGCCCACATAACCAGAGAAAACGTACCTCAAAGCTCGTAGTATTACGTTGCAGTTTTAAGAGTTCACACACCATCTTTACTTCAGAGATGTAGTTTTACACCTTGATAAAGAGACGTATTAAAAGCGATTTGTGCAGAATGTTTGAATTTAAATAAAGGCTAACCCTAACTTTCAAGCACTTTCAATCTTAACCAACCCTTTAATGATTCCTCTCTCCCAGACTCCAGACAGATGCAGTCGTCTCCGTCCTGGTCCTATGACCAATCGTATCCCTACCTTGGCCAGATAACTACGCCCACCGTCCACACAGCCAATCCCCTCTCGCCTGGTCGATCCTCGCTCAGTGACCTGTCCTCACGACTCTCAGGTAGGAACATGGCGAGCAGCATGTCATCAGCAGGCTGGAGAACTGTGTGTGAATGGCCgtgatgtttaatgtttaatactCTATTGTCCAATGTGAATCTGCAGGGCCGTCTGCTGGGATGTCAATATACACtcagttttaaaaagaaattcatttttgttggtttttaacCTGACTAAAGTTTTCTTGAAGGTTTTAGTTAgtttaataaaacaattttCCATTCattactttagttttagtttaaaaaaaaatcagaaatagATGTATTGCCAGGTAAGTAGCACTTTGGTTGATGTtgcaaatattaaaacaataatgtatacaaacactaaatacagaaacaaataacacatacatacaaacatataaCTAATATAAAGTGACGGGCATTGGAAAGTAGCAATAGCTATAAATGTGATGCTGTACATTAAAGATTTATTGCACAAACATCTATGTTTAagcatctgtccctattcaaataaacatgacaaaaatgaaaaaataaaataaccctAACTCTGCGAACTTTGCCGTCTCTCAGGTCCTGAGCTCACAGCATTTGGCGACCCGAGGATGACGTTAGAACGCCCTTTCCCCTCCCTGCCTGACTCGCGTTTCTCCGACCACCGGGTGCACTACCCTTCCACTGCGGCCGCCTTCACTTACACCCCGCCTCACAACGCTGTCTCAAGCGGCGCCCTCGGCATCACCATGGCCACGGCCATGGCGACCACCCCGGCAGGGAGGTATCACACTTACCTGCCGCCTCCGTACCCGGCGAACACGCCTCACCAGGCGCAGAGCTTCCAGTCCACGTCCTCGCCATACCACCTGTACTACTCCACCGCCGCCGGCTCCTACCAGTTCTCTATGATGGCCGGGGGCGGCAGCAGCGACTCACGCTCCCCGCCAAGGATCTTGCCACCCTGCACCAACGCCTCCACAGGCTCCGCTCTCCTGCACCCCTCGCTGCCCAATCAGAACGAAGTAGTCGGTGTGGAGGTGGAGTCCAGCCACAGCAGCTCGCCGACCAACATGGCCGCAGCTGAAGCTGTCTGGAGACCCTACTGAACACCTAACCCTGGAGACCGTACTGAACACCTAACCCTGGAGACCGTACTGAACACCTAACCCCGGAGACCGTACTGAACACCTAACCCCGGAGACCGTACTGAACATCTATCCCTGTACTGAACACCTATCCCTGGAGACCGTACTGAACACCTAACCCTGGATACCGTACTGAACACCTATCCCTGTACTGAACACCTATCCCTGGAGACCGTACTGAACACCTGACCCCAGAGACCATACTGAACACCTAACCCCGGAGACCGTACTGAACACCTATCCCTGTACTGAACACCTATCCCTGGAGACCGTACTGAACACCTATCCCTGGAGACTGTACTGAACACCTAACCCTGGAGACCGTACTGACCACCTAACCCTGGACTGAACACCTAACCCCGGAGACTGTACTGAACACCTAACCCTGGACTGAACATCTAACCAACTGAAACCCAACAGAAATCCGGGAGAACCTCACCGATCCCAACCTCAACAACCCAACATGGCGCTCTATGTATCAACAGCAGTGAAAgttgtagtaacatacagtttaatAGCTCTGCTGTCTTATTTCTGTCTCATTAAATCAGttgtacacacagtcctgtccaacgtCTATCTGTGCACATGCTGTTTGTAAGCACAAAAACAgcataatgcgttgttatcaatgGCTAACAGTGgttaacctggctagagctaaccccACTGTGAAATAACAGTAATTCTGACTTGTTAAACTGGAATGCCATattcgggtgtgacgtcattcccagctccggcttctgACTCCCAAGGTAAATGTTATGCAGCAGTAGTCCGTCTCTGGATACTTTCTGACTTTACTACTCCGCTCTAATctcattggttcctactgaagacagAAACCTTTAAAAACAGCTCAGAAATACTgtgtatattgtttttattaataaaaaggTTGAGTGATTTCCCCAAAAAGCTGATAGAAGATATATCAGATACAGTCAGTGTTGGTTTATGTCTGCACATGGGACTTATATATaagaaaaatattgaatatttaCAGATTTATCCTTCAAGAGAGTCTGGGTTTGTTTCATACACACCAGTTGAGACAATAGTTTAGTAATAGTAACGACCAGGAGCCGGACAAGTGAGTCCTCCTGATAAAAAGCAGTGACTGGACCTAACAGTGGAGCTTCTGCTGAATGGAAGCACTCAATACGGATAAACGGAGGATTTACGGACAGATAAACAGAGGTTTTACGGACATATAAATGGAGGTTTTACGAACCGAAAAACGGAGGTTGTACACTGAAAAAGCGCATGCAGCAGCACTGGACTGATCTGGAGTCAGCTTCCTTTGTAAAATAACATGAATATTGTTGATGTTAGTGTTGTGTACAGATGATTATGATGGCTGTTTGTGTTCATCTGTCCATCTTTCCATGGTTTATTTTAACTCTTGGGTGATATTTTTTACTAAACTCAGCCCAAAACGAAGAAACCCGATGACTTCATTCACTTTGGGCCCAAACCTGACAAAAATGGTGACATAATAAACCAATAATTCAGTCGATTTATTCCTTATTTATTACAAACGGTCTGAACCAGACTGTACACAGCGACAAACCATTACAGCATGGAGTTTTATAAAACAATTTAATTTATTCCTGCAATACCATTTGTTGGTAGCATTTTAAGTATATGTGTTgatctgtactgtatataaccaTAAATGATACTTGCATATGGTCATGttttcatcctctctctctcgttgtctctctcacacaataATTTTGTTTTCACGTTGTTGATGTTCCACATCTGGTTTTGATTAATATAAACCTTCTTGCAAAGAAAATACATATCTTGTCCTGTGGTTCCTGGTCGTCTGATTTGTTTGATCAGTTATCTGTCTTTTTATAAAGGCAGGGCAGTGTTATTTCTTTAGCAGGGTTCAGACATGAAGCAGTTCACAGTGATTTACAGTTATGGTGAGTTTAGTCGCTTTaatcactttgccagaccttcctccaaagcttgcagaggaaggtctggctactccacacagcattcggagatgggaggaaaacgtgaactggtttattggcatttctttaaaccaatcagaatcgtcatgggtggtgctaaactccgctgtaaaatagtcgtgcgagagaaaacacagattggacagatagtctactagctgtctggatttaccctgcagagatctgaggagcagtttacCATAGTCCTTACAAatccacacacaacacaaagaaagcagaaggaaatggaaaatacatgcatccagcggaatttcctgcagcaccggagcaatcctggaagggCAACGTGAAAGATATAGACTAGGGTGAGttaaatacacaaaaaatacaataaaggaATGTTAAAATTACAAGTACaggaacatgttaaaaaaactagggtttaataacggatgtgtacccactctgtcgttctctgggacatgttttcatgctaattgattgtgtttgtagcttgaacgaagctagcgcggactgctgattagcttacaacgctagtattcggggtacagggaaagtaaaaataaatcgctatttataccactaaaaaggctcaaaatatcaccaaacttcatcggtagcataatgagggtccctacatgttaacagaagcattgagaactttgtaagtgtacagacagtttattgaacgaagagctgcgggagctccatGAAAGGGCTACAAGTATGACTATCAAGAAGGAAcagtttatatgactttttgaaatatatGATGGATGATAATATTCGAATGTGATGGGGAATGTCATTCCAACTTTTGgtgtatattatataatatatataatatataactatATTTACCGTGTggtattattacttttactgcagtacaggatctaaatacttcttccagcgctgtTGACAACAATAAAAGCAGACGTAGTGTTGACCATGGTAGATGATAGGGGCTGGCTGCCATTCAGTAAACAGTTTACTTTCAGTTGAAGATTATAGAATATGGGATTCATTCCCAGGTAACATATTATCTTCATTAATAAAATATTCTGCCATATTATAAGTCAGAAAGAAAAGTCTGGAGAATGTCTTAGAGACACAAAGTCATCTTTGTTTTGATGATAGTAAAAGGtacaaaaagcaacattttcatCCTTACTCTGTCCATTTATGggatagtaataatagtaatcaTTAGACATGTTCATGTTCCTGCAGCTGGGAGAGCCAACTTTGTTCATGTGTTTAGCTTGGCAAATTGCTCTTTAATACAAATGCATATTTAGCTTTGAGAAGGCCAATAATCTGAAGTGGATTTCATGGAACTGGCAGTGTTTCCCTCTCCACTCTCCTGCATgataatattacagttcatctaCAAAACtcggggggggcggggggttaTCCTTGGTGAACAGTGACATCTAGTGGTCGCATCGCAGGAAAGCAGGTTcactttctacagcctttaaaaatGGGACCATTTTACAAGATAACGGACAGATTTTAATGATTCAACATCCCATTTTGATTCTGATTTGTAAAGCAGTTGTGCGGTTACATCTCCAGAAGGCCTGTGATTCTTAAAGGGGATGGTTTTCTTCTTCAACAGCCCCACAGTCGTCAGGTTTGGGCTATAGAGGCTCCTGGTTTGGTTTCAGATGTCTCCTTTATGAAGTGGTAGTACTGGAAACATAGCAAACAGTTAATTAATCTCATCTTGACAAACTTCTGCGTTGTGTTGGAGTTTCTTCAAACGAGACACTGTGACAGAGATATCTCTCTGTCGATCTGTTTATTCTTGTGACAAATGCACTACCAGTCCCTCCTCATCAGCTAAAACTGCTGCTCTTTAAGCTTTTAGGAGGTTTTCCCTCTTCCACGTTAACAGCAGAAGAAGTGATTTGCAAACATCAGTCATCACTTGGCGCCAGCTGAGCTTCAGATGTGATTAATGACAAACCAGGGAGGGGTTAACATTTAGTAATCACTGGGACAGAGGTGGAGATGGAGGTCGACACAACCCACCAAACCAACCACAGGCATGCTAAATCACATAGAAATATGTATTAACTTAACATAGGCTAAGAACCCTCTGCAATAACACACTTTGCATgtgagtcatttttttctttgaaaacaggtaaacttgtgtgatgtcaacatgttaaatgtgaatatgttctagtttcgtctctcctctgggacaggaaactgaagatctttgcgttgtagacacaaaacaagacatttgaggacgtcatcttgggctttgggaaacactgatccacattttagagaccaaacaactcatccattcatccagccaacaatccacacattaatacatgatgaaaataaatgttgtagTTGCAGCTCTTTGAGAAGATTAAGTGGAAGATCCTTAACCCCTGGTGCAATGGTTCCTGCAACCAAGAagtaagttagttagttatgATAACTTATAAAAGCTACTTGAGTACTCAGAAGGAAGCCTGAAAGCTTCTTTAGAGTCCTCCCCTAATGTTGGAGCCGACATTAGGATTTAGatattatcttttattttgatgaATGGTGCataaatatattgatattgagaGGAAAACTAGAGTCATTATAaacatgtaatatatatatagtgaatTCTAACTTCTAAAACCCAAAACAAAGAAGTCAAATATAATATGAACGGTACCTGTGTTGGGTTTAAACCTTTTTGCTACCAGAGCAAAATgaagtaaatacaggaatataatcacagaaacaataaattaataaacatttgtatttaattttttttatttagtgccATTTTTTTTGGAATTTATGTGCAATTTATGGCATGTACAGACTTTTCAAcgtactgctttttttttttttttcttttacgacatactatactacgtcctttttatgtcttttcaacatacttaactatgactttttaaaaatactGTACTAAGTCAGATAGCTTAGGGTGATTAGAAAGTGATTTGGGAGACTGAAAGTTTTGTGTTCAAACCTTATATGTTGCAGtgagaaaaagacaaacatgtcACAAACATAGACCGATTTGTCAGGTCAGATAGCTCAGTGGTTTCAGACAATGACTTCCAGCTCGTGGAACCCTaaacctgcagagatctgaggagcagttaaccatagtcctcataaacccACATGAGTTtacaacaccaacacaaagaaagaggaaaatgacagacatccggcccaaatgagggacatccagcggcaccggagctatcccagaagtggaacgtcatggatatagactatgttaTGGTTCCTGTTTTCTGCACCTGTGAAGCACTTTTGTCTTTAAACAGCTTTAATTTATATAACCAATATAAAGCATTATTTAAAGTATATTTTAAACGAGGTTAGGAGATGTTTTGACAATCCCTTTTAATTAAACTTGAGATCAACCCCCCCTCCCAGTATCCGTAGCCACGCCCCCTCTCGGTATCAGTAGCCCCGCCCCTTTTCATCCATAGCGCCCCCCTGTAGGCCTCTGTAGCCCCGCCCCTCCCAGACTGTAGTTTAGAGAGCAGCCGAGGCCAGCAGCTGTAGAGCAGACAAACATTTCCACTTCTCCCTCCGTGAGTGATTATTGGAACCAAAC includes the following:
- the runx1 gene encoding runt-related transcription factor 1 isoform X3 — protein: MAEALPLGAAQDNAGGGASLAGKLRLAERGMVEVISDHPGELVKTDSPNFLCSVLPTHWRCNKTLPIAFKVVALGDTPEGTLVTVMAGNDENYSAELRNATAAIKNQVARFNDLRFVGRSGRGKSFTLTITVFTNPPQVATYQRAIKITVDGPREPRRHRQKMDEVKPGSLAFSERLTELEQLRRGSMRVTPPHHHHHQHSSNTRQSAALNSAPFSSPTHAQITADSRQMQSSPSWSYDQSYPYLGQITTPTVHTANPLSPGRSSLSDLSSRLSGPELTAFGDPRMTLERPFPSLPDSRFSDHRVHYPSTAAAFTYTPPHNAVSSGALGITMATAMATTPAGRYHTYLPPPYPANTPHQAQSFQSTSSPYHLYYSTAAGSYQFSMMAGGGSSDSRSPPRILPPCTNASTGSALLHPSLPNQNEVVGVEVESSHSSSPTNMAAAEAVWRPY